In Rosa rugosa chromosome 4, drRosRugo1.1, whole genome shotgun sequence, the genomic stretch GAGGTTTGGTATTATTCATTTAATAGTGAGGGGACCATTTGCCCCTGTATTCTTTAGAATTTTATCTAATTACTTCTGACGGGTGTCAGTCTTCTGTGTTACTAAAATGTTTCAGGATGTTTTCTCTTTTTTGCTCAACCGAACTACAGAGGGAGTTGAGCGATtccataagtttttttttttcttttttttttgttgttcttcttctttgcgCCACTTGGccagaaagagaaggatgaAGAACTGAAGAACTTTCCATCTAAGGAAGAAGATCATGAATCTAGGTATTTGATTTtcgattcattttttttctttatataagTTTCTTCTGGTTTCTCATGcgttggttttttgtttttattgtaaTACTTTCATATTAAAAATGCACGAACAAGATGAATTCTTTGGAATTGTTTAGAATATGAAAGTGAAAAATCATGCGTTTATAATCTATATATGTTTGTTTTGAAAGAAACCTGCAATCTTTCACTGAATACTACAATATAACACTCCTAATATCATGCCCATATTGTTATTAACTTATGAAAATTATGTGAAGATACAGACAACTTCTTATGTCCATTATAGTTTGTGAACCTATAACTTAACCGTTACTAATTTCCACCTTCTTTTATTCCTTTATTGATGCAACTTCAAAGTAACCGTGGTTATAGAAGATGATCGAGCCTGATGCACTACTACAATTATGTCAATAGACATtaccactattaaatcggtcggaattgcacgcgatgtaaaaaaacgTGTTAACATCGGTTCATGTAATATCCGATTTCTATTATGGTTATAAACATCGGTCGTTAAATTAACCGATGTGTAATCTttcgttcaaaaattttgaaaaaaaatgcGGAGGGACTAAGTTAGAAATTTTAGAAACGCGGGAGGACTAAACTTTCATTCCCTCCAACACTCAAACTTTTTTCACTTTTGAACCCTAATTACTAACTCTCACTCCATCCAaactctactctctctctctctccctctctagtTTCACAACTAGCTAGCTCACACAAATCGAGCCATGGCTCCTCCCAGTCTTCTCGGTCCTCCCAAGCTCCACAAACCCTTAGCTGTACAAAAAAATATACCTTTCATAAGTAACAAGGTGCaggaaatataatttatcaaaatcaaccattggatgttatcatgataagaagaaaaggttatggtcaaaatttcagccattTTGGTCGTTATTTGGATCttgatctactaggtcaaccatAAACCCTAAGTACCGCATAAAAACTAATaagctcataaccgctcatttgGATattcttttttcgatctgtcagctctcacgcCCTCGTGGGTATGAGATATACCAACCAATGTAAAAATTTCGGGAAATTTATCTCATAATGGtttagctccccttagggaagtattaGTGTACCAAGGGTTGACCGCTTTGTTTGATGTCAAAATGACGGAGGATCAAGTTAATTTTTTATACAGTACCTACTAATACACTGTAAATAGATGAGTAATCTCAAATTTACCGATTTTTAGTTTCAATTTTTCGGATCTCACAAAACTTTGATATGCCTACAAATATGGTCTAACTGCTTATTTATTTGTATACAaaaatataccttccatgagcaacaagGTGGAGGgaatagaatttatcaaaatcgaccgatGGATGTTGCCATGGTAGGAAGAAATAGctgtggtcaaaatttcagctattttcgtcgtcgtttgggtcttgATTTAATAGGTCAACCATAAACCCTAAGTACcgcataaaactaatatgctcataaccgctcattcagATATTCTTTTTTCGATTTGTCAGCTCTCACGCTCTCGTAGGTATGAGATATACCAaccaatgtaaaaattttggaaAGTTTATCTCATAATGGtccagctccccttagggaagtattaGTGTATACAGGGTTAACCACTTTGTTTGATGCCAAAATGACGACAGATCAAGTTacttttttacacaatacctactaatacgctataaatagatgggtaatctggatcgcacaaaatcttgatatgcctactaatatggtctaacttgtttattagttgtatataTACCTTCTATAAGCAACAAGGTGGACGAAATAAATTTTATGAAAATCGActgttggatgttatcatggtaAGAATAAATGGTTATTGTCAAAATTTCATCTGTTTTCATTGTTGTTTGTGTCTCGATTTACTAGGTCAaccataaaccctaaataccacataaaactaatatgctcataactgcTCAttcacaactttttttttttccgatctatcagctctcacactctcgtgggcaTGAGCTATATCAACCAATATAAAATTTTTGGAAAGTTTATCTACTCGTGGTTCAACTGCCTTTAGGGAAGTATAAGCGTATAAAAGATTAACCGCTTTATTTGATACCAAAATGACGACAGATTGGTTTTTACACAGTACCTAAGAATAGactataaatagatggatattgtcaaatttattgatttccaatttcaattttttagatcgcacaaaatcattttttttaggggtgtgaaatttgcacacccaaaTTTACAAACTACAcaccatttaatttttttaataatatttcatctcACATTCATTTACAGTTCCTAAAATACCCTAAATcagattttcatttttttttctttttgggtcctctctcctctctccaaaACCACGCCCTCACGCACTTCCTGCTTTTCCGACATCTCTTGGATCGGGTACTCATACAATATATAACAATAAGGAGTCCAGAAGCTCAATAATCTCGACCTCTGTTGATTTTGCTGCTCCTCCTCCGAAACGCCTTCGTTTCGAGCATTCTGCCCCCACCGCACCGGAAGCTTGTTCGGATTGGAGGCTGCTACAGCGACGGTGAGATCGACTGGGCTGTAGAGGCCTAGCTCGGTGTCGAAGACCGGCTTCTTGGCCGGGTCGGAGAGAATGGCCCATGCATGGGTGACGAGCTTGAAGGCGTGCTCGGCGAAGGCGTATTTGTTCTTGTCTGGTTAGAGGAGCAACGCCAGCCGTCAGAACGATCTCTTGATCAGATCGTGGTCGTCGGATCGGTGATCCATCTGGAGAATGGCGTACCATTCGTGGTGGTTGTTTACGCGCTTATCGGTGGCTAGGAGGACGTCGACGACGACTAAGATCTGATCGGACCCGTCCAATAGAGGCTCTGTTTCTTGCGCGAGAATGGCAAAGTCGCGCGAATTGCTCAGATAATTGAAACCTGTTTTGGACATGCACACAACACATACCACGTTTTGGAGGAATTGAAATTCAGGGCAAAGGATTGAATTTACAGAGCTATGACAGAAAGAAAGATAGAGACAAAGACTTGGGACCAAATCACAGACTAAAACAAGGAGTTCAGTGTTCTTCCAGTTCCTTTAAACTTTCGGGAAAGATCAAATCAAACTGAAACCAATTAAGTTGTAACAAGGAGCTCTGAATTGTGCTTAAAATAGCTAGCAATGAACGTAGCAATAATTTGATAGTTAAAGACAAAGAGAAACCAGGTGAGATTTCGCTTCCCCAGATCTCGTTTCCCTTACCTTAAAGAGGGATGGGATGAagaagcgagagagagagaggacccaaaaaggaaaaaaaaaaaaaaaaaaaaaaatctgatttagGGTATTTTAGGAACTGTAAATGAATGTgagatgaaatattattaaaaaaatgaaagggtgtgtggtttgtaaatttgggtgtgcaaatttcacacCCGGCCCCTTTTTTTAATACACATTCAAAATATTAGTTCTTTTGGATTTTGCTTCTACACCTATCCATTCAGTCAACCCGAATGACTTCAATATCATCAACACTAAAACACAATTT encodes the following:
- the LOC133744221 gene encoding LOW QUALITY PROTEIN: uncharacterized protein LOC133744221 (The sequence of the model RefSeq protein was modified relative to this genomic sequence to represent the inferred CDS: substituted 2 bases at 2 genomic stop codons) — its product is MSKTGFNYLSNSRDFAILAQETEPLLDGSDQILVVVDVLLATDKRVNNHHEWYAILQMDHRSDDHDLIKRSFXRLALLLXPDKNKYAFAEHAFKLVTHAWAILSDPAKKPVFDTELGLYSPVDLTVAVAASNPNKLPVRWGQNARNEGVSEEEQQNQQRSRLLSFWTPYCYILYEYPIQEMSEKQEVREGVVLERGERTQKEKKMKI